The Daphnia pulex isolate KAP4 chromosome 3, ASM2113471v1 genome includes a region encoding these proteins:
- the LOC124191081 gene encoding uncharacterized protein LOC124191081 translates to MAGPQSSNSETSVRNYSDGIMKRSSTSTLGNQIGQNPVVRKRRVNVLDANGKLVDFDDDDFQIITTDLSGRQVNFQAKQNTIPVNRFPMRPSNVGSVSTSGQATGDIIFVSDDSREIDDLDDLDDLDDLAIISADRLSSFPFVNGQNAARLVSQSSIFNPSTSFVRTPLRPTRMKPRFVQSASTCTCPPQRESAFQFSRFPQQSFNRFSQFGRFPFVSSSPGVQFIFDD, encoded by the exons ATGGCAGGACCCCAATCCAGCAACTCCGAGACGTCCGTAAGAAACTACTCGGATGGAATTATGAAAAGATCCTCTACTTCTACTTTGGGAAACCAAATCGGCCAGAATCCTGTTGTAAGAAAACGTCGAGTCAATGTCTTGGATGCCAATGGAAAGCTGGTTGATTTTg acgATGACGATTTCCAAATTATCACCACAGATTTGTCTGGAAGACAAGTTAATTTCCAAGCTAAACAAAATACCATTCCTGTTAACCGATTCCCGATGAGGCCATCCAATGTAGGATCTGTCTCCACCTCTGGACAAGCCACTGGTGACATTATCTTCGTCAGCGACGATAGCAGAGAAATTGATGACCTAGACGATCTTGATGATCTCGATGATTTGGCTATTATTTCGGCTGATCGCTTGAGCTCTTTCCCGTTCGTGAATGGACAAAACGCTGCCCGTCTTGTCTCTCAATCTTCCATTTTTAATCCGTCGACTTCCTTTGTCAGAACGCCCCTTCGCCCGACGAGAATGAAGCCAAGATTCGTTCAGTCGGCTTCGACTTGTACTTGTCCTCCACAACGTGAATCGGCTTTCCAATTCTCAAGATTTCCCCAGCAATCGTTCAACCGATTTTCCCAGTTTGGAAGGTTTCCCTTCGTCTCTTCCTCTCCTGGTGTTCAGTTCATCTTTGACGACTAG